A single genomic interval of uncultured Desulfobulbus sp. harbors:
- a CDS encoding transposase — protein MGNKGYGSIPGTLFECITFLARALPVRSVPTFIELLIGAMLTQTGFVTGAWLAIRPRRSWSAYYKWLQEGKWSWVALGVQMARMVVTFFPQLVWFLIIDDTFVYRASRKAPGSGIYHQHGNKANRPQYARGQCWVSMALSVTRGKKHSAIPLLSRLMRTDGNTGKLDAAKVLLRTVARVFTGKKVCLLVDSWYMKYPLIAFVLALGFQVIGQVRRDTALYALPVATGKRGRPAKYGAKYTPDEVALLPEVRHWLFLYGKWQWVRYRSAVCLAKFLRGHRVRAVWMQFEDEDGELSKPRLLISTNSQLSADEVFKFYARRWAIEDLFNQMKNSWGWREAWQQSRQVLHRWPQILSAAYALPQLLSMYCSEQMHGLLQLTPWRKKAPVTAGQVRLGLRIFFSHVRIRDWWNPTCRKFEPGSAPEKTNNTADSEKRARKRRVKNNSTSHPPTPS, from the coding sequence ATGGGCAACAAGGGATATGGCAGTATCCCCGGGACCCTGTTTGAATGTATCACATTCCTTGCCAGGGCTCTACCGGTACGTTCCGTTCCAACCTTTATCGAACTGCTGATCGGTGCCATGCTCACCCAGACCGGGTTTGTTACCGGAGCCTGGCTGGCGATCAGACCGCGACGCAGTTGGAGCGCCTATTACAAATGGCTCCAGGAAGGCAAGTGGTCCTGGGTCGCCCTTGGGGTGCAGATGGCCCGGATGGTAGTGACCTTCTTTCCCCAGCTGGTCTGGTTCCTGATCATTGACGACACCTTCGTCTACCGGGCTTCCCGAAAGGCGCCGGGAAGCGGAATCTATCACCAGCACGGCAACAAGGCCAATCGACCCCAGTATGCCCGCGGCCAGTGCTGGGTGAGCATGGCCCTGTCGGTAACCAGGGGCAAAAAGCACTCGGCGATCCCTTTGCTCTCCCGGCTGATGCGCACCGACGGCAACACCGGCAAGCTCGATGCGGCCAAGGTCCTGCTCAGGACCGTGGCACGGGTGTTCACCGGCAAAAAGGTCTGTCTCCTAGTGGACAGCTGGTATATGAAGTACCCTTTGATCGCCTTTGTCCTGGCCCTTGGCTTTCAGGTGATCGGCCAGGTCCGACGGGATACGGCGCTGTACGCGCTTCCAGTGGCCACCGGCAAACGGGGGCGGCCGGCCAAGTATGGCGCCAAATACACCCCGGATGAGGTTGCTCTTTTGCCGGAGGTACGCCATTGGCTGTTCCTCTACGGCAAGTGGCAATGGGTACGCTACCGGAGTGCTGTCTGCCTGGCTAAATTCCTTCGCGGCCATCGGGTCAGGGCCGTGTGGATGCAGTTCGAAGACGAGGATGGCGAGCTCAGTAAGCCACGCCTGCTCATCTCCACCAACAGTCAGCTGAGTGCAGACGAGGTGTTCAAGTTCTACGCCCGCCGCTGGGCCATCGAAGACCTCTTCAACCAGATGAAGAACAGTTGGGGCTGGCGCGAGGCCTGGCAGCAGTCCCGCCAAGTGCTGCACCGCTGGCCTCAGATCCTTTCGGCCGCCTATGCCCTGCCGCAACTGCTGAGCATGTATTGCAGCGAGCAGATGCACGGACTGCTGCAACTGACGCCGTGGCGGAAAAAGGCGCCGGTAACCGCCGGGCAGGTTCGCTTGGGACTACGGATCTTTTTCAGCCATGTCCGGATTCGGGATTGGTGGAACCCAACATGCCGAAAATTCGAGCCCGGTTCAGCCCCTGAAAAAACAAACAATACCGCCGATTCAGAGAAAAGGGCCAGAAAACGGAGAGTAAAGAACAACAGTACAAGTCATCCGCCCACGCCATCGTGA